The sequence GCGCGCGGTCAGGCTCCCGTTGACGTACGCGGTGAGAACGGATGCCTTGTCCCGTTCCAGGGCGTAGACGACGTACTGGGTGACGGCCGTGCTCATCGCGGCGACCCCGATGCCCGCGATGACGAGCCGGGCGGGGTTGCGGAAGCCGGTGCCGGTGGAGACGTACACGAGTGCCATGGCGGCAAGGGCGCCGATGAGCGCGCCGACGGGGACCGGGACCGTGTCGGGGAACATCAGCGCGCAGAACGCGGCGCCCGCGCCGGCCCCGGCGGAGAGCCCGATGACGTCCGGGCTGCCGAGCGGGTTGCGGGTGACGGACTGGAACAGGGCGCCGGACAGGCCGAGCGCCGCGCCGACGCCGATGGCGACGGTGAGGCGGGGCCCGCGCAGCCGGTTGAAGACGAACCGGTCCTTGCCTTCGGCGTTCCCGACGAGGGCGGCGGGCAGGTCGGCGAGGTCGATGCCGAGGCGCCCCCAGGCCAGGGTCGCGACGGCGGCCGCGAGGAGGAGGACGAGGACGCCGGCGCCCGCGGCCACCGAGGCCCGGCGCACGGGTATCGCCACGGTGCTGCCGATGGTCAGACGGGCCCGGGACGCCTTGCGGGCGGGGGCGGTGCGGTCGGTGACGGTCACGAGGTGCCCCGCATCCTGCGTACGGCGATGAGCAGCGCGGGTGCGCCGATGAAGGCGGTGACGACGCCGACCATGAGTTCGGTGGGCCGCATGACGACCCGGCCCACCACGTCCGCGAGGAGCAGCAGGGTGGGGCCCATCAGGGCGGAGAAGAGGATCTGGGCGCGGAAGTCGACGCCGACCAGGGCCCGTACGACGTGCGGGACGGCAAGGCCGACGAAGGCGATCGGCCCGACGGCTGCGGTCGCGGCGGCGCTGAGCAGGGTGGCGGCGAGCAGCCCGCCGCCCCTCGTGCGTCCGGGGTGCGAGCCGAGGGCGACGGCGGTGGCGTCGCCGAGGGCCAGGGCGTTGAGGCCGGGGCCGAGGGCGAGGGCGAGGAGGAAGCCGGCGGCCGCGAAGGGCAGGACGGACCAGAAGACGTCGAAGTCCCGGCCGCCCAGGGCTCCGACGACCCAGTAGCGGTAGCTGTCGAAGACCTGCGGTTTGCTGAGGGTCACCGCCTGGATGAACGCCATCAGGACGGCGGTGAGCACCGCCCCGGCGAGCACCAGGCGCACCACGCTCGTCCCCGTACCGGCGGAGCCGATGACATGGACCAGGACGCCCGCGACCAGTGCTCCGGGCAGCGCCCACCACATGGTGTCGGTGGCCCCGGAGGCCCCGAGCCAGGCGGTCGCCGCGACGATGCTCGCGGAGGCGCCGGCGTTGATGCCGAGGAGGCCCGGTTCGGCCAGCGGGTTGCGCGAGACGCCTTGCATGAGGGTGCCCGCGACCGCGAGGCAGACCCCGGCGAGGACGCCGAGGGCGGTGCGGGGGTAGCGGCTCTCGATGATGGTCGTGATGTTGGGGTCGGCGGTGCCGCGCAGGACGTCGAGGACGTCGCCGAACGACGTGGAACGACTGCCGAACATGACGCTGGCGCAGAGCGCGAGCGCCAGCGCGGCCAGGCCGAGGAGCAGGAGGAACGCCGACCGAGCGGCGCGGGTACGCGAGGTACCCGCACCGCTCGGGGGTGCGACCGTGGTGGTTGCCATGGGAGTGGAGTGTGCCTTGGGGGCTCGGCGGTCCGGATACCCGGCCGGGGTTACTTGCCGGCGGTCTCGACGGCCTTGTCGATGAGCGGCAGGTAGCGGTCGATCGTCCACGGCACGGTCAGCGGGTTGATGATCGAGGAGGCGGTGACGAAGGAGTTGTCGTTGCTCGCGACGACGGCGCCCTTCTTGATCGCGGGAATCTGGCCGTACAGCTTCTGGCCCTCGATCTCCTCGCGGTTCTTCGCGTCCGTGTAGAACGTGAAGATCACGTCGCTGTCCTTGAGCTTCTCGGCGTTCTCCAGGCCGATGAGGGCCGAGTCGGTGCCGGGGGTCTCCTTGAAGCCGTTGACGACCGGGTCGACCTTCAGGCCGAGCGAGGAGACCATCTTGACGCGCTGCTCCTCGGGCTTGAAGACGCCGAGGGTGCCGGGGCCGGAGTTGTAGATGTACGAGAAGGTGACGTCCTTGTAGTTCGGCCGGGTGGCCGCGGCGTCGGCGAGCTGCTTCTCGATCTTCGTCTTGAGACCGTTCGTGTCCTCGGTGCGGCCGAGCGCCTTGCCGATGATGTCGATCTGCTGGTCCCAGTCGGTGCTCCACGCCTGGTCGGGGTAGGCGACCGTGGGGGCGATGTCCTTGAGGACGTCGTACTGCTTCTGCGTGATGCCCGACCAGGGGGCGAGGATGACGTCCGGCTCCAGCTCGGTGATGGCTTCGAAGTCGATCTCCTCG is a genomic window of Streptomyces sp. YPW6 containing:
- a CDS encoding iron ABC transporter permease: MATTTVAPPSGAGTSRTRAARSAFLLLLGLAALALALCASVMFGSRSTSFGDVLDVLRGTADPNITTIIESRYPRTALGVLAGVCLAVAGTLMQGVSRNPLAEPGLLGINAGASASIVAATAWLGASGATDTMWWALPGALVAGVLVHVIGSAGTGTSVVRLVLAGAVLTAVLMAFIQAVTLSKPQVFDSYRYWVVGALGGRDFDVFWSVLPFAAAGFLLALALGPGLNALALGDATAVALGSHPGRTRGGGLLAATLLSAAATAAVGPIAFVGLAVPHVVRALVGVDFRAQILFSALMGPTLLLLADVVGRVVMRPTELMVGVVTAFIGAPALLIAVRRMRGTS
- a CDS encoding iron-siderophore ABC transporter substrate-binding protein, with amino-acid sequence MLGFTRVRRHTLAATATTVALAVALVGCSSDGDGEEKDGAKDSAKSGGAFPVSIKSSLGTAKIEEKPERIVTLGQGSAETAIALGETPVGIESYPWGSDKSGYLPWINEAVKKSGDELPQQFTGGEEIDFEAITELEPDVILAPWSGITQKQYDVLKDIAPTVAYPDQAWSTDWDQQIDIIGKALGRTEDTNGLKTKIEKQLADAAATRPNYKDVTFSYIYNSGPGTLGVFKPEEQRVKMVSSLGLKVDPVVNGFKETPGTDSALIGLENAEKLKDSDVIFTFYTDAKNREEIEGQKLYGQIPAIKKGAVVASNDNSFVTASSIINPLTVPWTIDRYLPLIDKAVETAGK
- a CDS encoding iron chelate uptake ABC transporter family permease subunit; this encodes MTVTDRTAPARKASRARLTIGSTVAIPVRRASVAAGAGVLVLLLAAAVATLAWGRLGIDLADLPAALVGNAEGKDRFVFNRLRGPRLTVAIGVGAALGLSGALFQSVTRNPLGSPDVIGLSAGAGAGAAFCALMFPDTVPVPVGALIGALAAMALVYVSTGTGFRNPARLVIAGIGVAAMSTAVTQYVVYALERDKASVLTAYVNGSLTARSWTDATTVWLVLLVATLPAALISRRLDIGEMGDDIAEGLGSEPKKAKTLAVFLAIALSAAAVSVSGPIAFIALTAPQIARRLTRGSGPHLLLSALTGGLLLVLADLCSQQLPLFDDLPVGIYTMAIGGVYLGYLLIREWRRGGL